One Cucurbita pepo subsp. pepo cultivar mu-cu-16 chromosome LG11, ASM280686v2, whole genome shotgun sequence DNA window includes the following coding sequences:
- the LOC111804888 gene encoding branched-chain-amino-acid aminotransferase-like protein 2 isoform X1, with protein MGEVEVIHLWSTPRSLSTSLMYSFAQRDDMEVLDEPLYANFLRVTGYDRPYREELLSKMEPDGNKVIKDIIFAPGKKKYRFCKHIAKQKVPGLASDLMKKGRHFILIRNPLDILPSYDKVIPATFSELGFSELVSVYNELKELGRPPPIIDAAELQKDPEATLRGLCEDLDIPFEHKMLKWEACPKAIDGVWAPWWYKTVHKSTGFESARKYPLPFPFTLYDLLEQTTPLYNFLRRHVKQKSLLLMSPLPTPDLPVPANEKLLAWVGDEILPRDSAKVSVFDSVVQGGDSVWEGLRVYRGKIFKLDEHLDRLFDSSKALAFQNVPTRDEVKGAIFGTLIRNGMFDNAHIRLSLTRGKKVTSGMSPEFNLYGCTLIVLAEWKPPVYDNTSGITLVTATTRRNAPNNLDSKIHHNNLLNNILAKIEGNNAKAGDAIMLDKDGFVSETNATNIFLVKKGKVLTPDADYCLPGITRATVMDLVVKEKLVLEERRISLSEFHTADEVWTTGTMGELTPVVKIDGRVIGDGQVGPVTRRLQNAYRKLTEESGVPIPTYQDTKK; from the exons ATGGGGGAGGTGGAGGTGATTCACTTATGGTCTACTCCGAGGTCGCTCAGTACTAGCCTGATGTACTCTTTTGCCCAG AGAGATGACATGGAAGTGCTAGACGAACCACTCTATGCGAATTTCCTTCGGGTGACAGGTTACGATAGGCCATACCGTGAGGAGTTACTATCCAAAATG GAACCTGATGGAAATAAGGTCATAAAGGACATCATTTTTGCACCAGGAAAAAAGAAGTACCGATTTTGCAAG CACATAGCAAAACAAAAAGTACCTGGTTTGGCAAGTGATTTGATGAAGAAAGGAAGGCACTTCATATTGATAAGAAATCCACTTGATATCTTG CCATCCTACGATAAGGTCATACCTGCAACCTTTTCTGAATTGGGCTTCTCAGAATTGGTATCTGTTTATAATGAGCTCAAAGAGTTGGGAAGACCCCCTCCTATCATCGACGCAGCTGAGCTTCAAAAGGATCCTGAG GCAACTTTACGTGGTCTTTGTGAAGACCTCGATATTCCTTTTGAACACAAAATGCTGAA ATGGGAAGCTTGTCCCAAAGCAATAGATGGTGTATGGGCTCCATGGTGGTATAAAACTGTACATAAAAGTACAGGTTTCGAGTCAGCAAGGAAATATCCTTTG CCATTCCCATTTACTCTATATGATTTACTTGAGCAAACCACACCGCTCTACAACTTTCTTAGGCGCCATGTAAAGCAGAAATCACTTCTCCTCATGTCTCCCTTGCCCACTCCTGATCTTCCAGTTCCTGCAAACGAGAAGCTGCTTGCATGGGTGGGGGATGAGATCTTACCTCGTGATAGCGCGAAG GTTTCTGTGTTCGACTCTGTTGTCCAAGGCGGAGACTCAGTATGGGAGGGACTTAGAGTTTATCgaggaaaaatatttaagctTGATGAACATTTGGATAG GTTATTTGATTCATCAAAAGCTTTGGCTTTCCAGAATGTTCCTACTAGAGACGAG GTGAAGGGTGCCATTTTCGGAACGCTCATTCGGAATGGAATGTTCGATAATGCACACATCCGATTATCTTTAACACGTGGGAAAAAG GTCACTTCTGGAATGAGTCCCGAATTCAATCTCTATGGATGCACCTTAATTG TGCTTGCTGAATGGAAACCTCCTGTCTACGACAATACGAGCGGAATAACTCTAGTGACTGCCACAACACGTCGTAATGCACCTAAT AATTTGGATTCAAAGATTCATCACAATAATCTTCTCAACAACATTCTTGCCAAG ATTGAAGGAAACAATGCGAAGGCTGGTGATGCTATCATGCTGGACAAAGATGGTTTTGTGTCTGAAACAAATGCGACAAACATT TTTTTAGTGAAAAAAGGCAAAGTTTTGACACCTGATGCTGATTACTGTCTCCCTGGAATAACTCGTGCAACG GTCATGGATCTTGTGGTGAAGGAGAAGCTGGTATTGGAGGAGCGAAGAATCAGCCTATCAGAATTTCATACTGCAGATGAG GTATGGACTACTGGAACAATGGGAGAACTTACCCCT GTTGTGAAGATCGACGGGCGCGTGATTGGGGATGGACAAGTTGGACCTGTGACAAGAAGGTTACAAAATGCTTACAGGAAACTGACAGAAGAATCAGGAGTGCCTATCCCAACCTATCAAGACACTAAAAAGTGA
- the LOC111804893 gene encoding miraculin-like, whose product MLHNSLAIFSYLLVFMAITSTAQLPPVLDTDGQPLQRGVEYYIKPAITDVAGNLTLKSRSNAPCPLYVGQEPVASTNIGLPVTFTPIVAGEDIIEESMGFNVAFQASSTCITSTQWRVDEMESATGRRFVGVGNDNSPTGIFRIDRNNGVYNIVWCPEMVGRPRCGSAGILVEDGVRLLALDGNAFPFEFVKA is encoded by the coding sequence atgTTGCATAATTCACTTGCCATCTTTAGCTACCTATTAGTCTTCATGGCCATAACTTCCACAGCTCAACTTCCTCCAGTGCTCGACACCGACGGTCAACCTCTACAACGTGGTGTTGAGTACTACATCAAGCCTGCAATCACCGACGTTGCAGGTAATCTCACCCTAAAAAGTCGTAGCAATGCTCCTTGCCCGCTCTACGTCGGTCAAGAACCAGTTGCTTCAACAAATATCGGTCTCCCAGTCACCTTCACTCCCATCGTGGCGGGCGAAGATATAATTGAAGAAAGTATGGGTTTCAATGTTGCGTTTCAAGCATCGTCGACGTGCATAACATCGACACAATGGAGAGTGGATGAGATGGAGTCTGCAACAGGGAGGAGGTTCGTGGGGGTCGGGAACGATAACAGTCCGACTGGGATCTTTAGGATCGACAGGAACAATGGTGTTTACAATATAGTATGGTGCCCTGAGATGGTAGGGAGGCCAAGGTGTGGAAGTGCTGGGATTTTGGTGGAGGATGGAGTGAGGCTGCTGGCTTTGGATGGCAATGCGTTTCCTTTTGAGTTTGTCAAAGCTTGA
- the LOC111805648 gene encoding transcription factor bHLH94-like isoform X2 has product MALEAVVFSQDLYTSFGGGIWTNGSFQFPQIPHDFPEKQTENYPFEDWNSSSSVLLPIPSPEEPAISRNPPLEAESRTPNPIRPRKRRPKSRKNKEDIENQRMTHIAVERNRRKQMNEYLSVLRSLMPESYVQRGDQASIIGGAINFVKELEQQVQVLSTMETKTKGCSSSKPPFSEFFTFPQFKSMEGCCSLGENETQCSSIADIEVTMVENHANLKIRSKRRPKQALKIVAGLHSLCLSVLHLNISTINQIVLYCLSVKVEDDCKLNSVDEIASALHQLLCRIEEESVMN; this is encoded by the exons atggcATTAGAAGCTGTGGTTTTTTCTCAAGATCTTTACACCTCGTTTGGTGGAGGGATTTGGACAAATGGGAGCTTTCAATTTCCCCAAATCCCTCATGATTTTCCcgagaaacaaacagaaaattaCCCTTTTGAAGATTGGAACTCATCCTCCTCTGttttgcttcctattccttcCCCTGAAGAACCTGCCATTTCCAGAAATCCGCCATTGGAGGCTGAATCAAGAACTCCAAACCCAATTCGACCCAGAAAACGACGACCCAAATCCCGCAAGAACAAGGAAGATATCGAGAATCAGAGAATGACCCACATCGCTGTTGAACGAAATCGACGAAAACAGATGAATGAGTATCTCTCTGTTCTTAGATCCTTAATGCCAGAGTCTTATGTTCAAAGG GGGGATCAAGCTTCAATTATTGGGGGAGCTATTAATTTTGTGAAGGAGCTTGAGCAACAAGTTCAAGTTCTATCAACaatggaaacaaaaacaaagggCTGTTCTTCATCAAAGCCCCCTTTTTCTGAGTTCTTCACCTTCCCTCAGTTCAAATCAATGGAGGGTTGTTGTTCATTGGGTGAAAACGAAACCCAATGTTCTTCCATTGCTGATATCGAAGTAACAATGGTGGAAAatcatgcaaatttgaaaatcagaTCAAAGAGAAGGCCAAAACAAGCCTTGAAAATCGTTGCTGGCTTGCATTCTCTTTGCCTCTCTGTTCTTCATCTCAATATCTCTACCATAAACCAAATTGTTCTTTACTGTCTAAGCGTGAAG GTTGAAGATGATTGCAAGCTGAATTCTGTTGATGAAATTGCATCTGCTCTGCATCAGTTGCTTTGTAGAATCGAAGAAGAATCAGTGATGAACTGA
- the LOC111804815 gene encoding protein-lysine N-methyltransferase EEF2KMT-like, with product MKKLISEVESSQVEVLDEFYELYAHYMVSWKDENLGKESATISKFVSFLFPHGSSSCQKLRKFVVPLQCSLNMLAGDTGCSIWPSSLYLSELILSFPDIFSTRKCFEVGSGVGLVGICLARVKTSSVVLSDGDPSTLANMKVNLGLNGLCCLSSATATPERTKEDLQTVECMHLPWESASESELEAFAPDIVLGADVIYDPVCLPHLVRVLSILLRPKQTHSSTHSFPGSEHVEDANHTNDVDNGSHGYKARVSECPVAYIASXKANNGIS from the exons atgaaaaaactGATATCTGAAGTTGAATCAAGTCAAGTTGAAGTGTTAGATGAGTTCTATGAATTGTATGCTCATTACATGGTTTCATGGAAG GATGAGAATCTGGGCAAAGAAAGTGCAACAATCtccaaatttgtttcttttctttttccacatG GTTCTTCGAGTTGCCAAAAGTTAAGGAAATTTGTGGTGCCACTACAATGCTCTCTCAATATGCTTGCAGGTGATACAGG GTGTTCAATTTGGCCTTCGAGTCTATACCTTTCGGAATTGATACTCTCGTTTCCAGACATTTTCTCAACAAGAAAATGCTTTGAG GTTGGTTCGGGTGTGGGTTTGGTTGGAATCTGCCTTGCTCGCGTCAAAACGTCATCG GTAGTGTTGAGTGATGGTGACCCGTCAACATTAGCAAATATGAAGGTTAATTTAGGGTTGAATGGGTTGTGCTGCCTCAGCTCTGCAACTGCTACACCAGAAAGAACTAAAGAGGATCTTCAAACT GTGGAATGCATGCATCTGCCATGGGAATCAGCATCTGAAAGTGAACTCGAAGCTTTTGCACCAGATATTGT GTTAGGTGCAGATGTAATATACGATCCAGTTTGTCTCCCGCACCTTGTTCGTGTCCTTTCCATTCTTCTGCGCCCAAAGCAAACTCATAGTTCCACACACTCTTTTCCGGGGAGTGAACATGTCGAAGATGCAAATCACACAAACGATGTAGACAATGGAAGCCATGGATACAAAGCTCGTGTAAGCGAATGCCCGGTGGCATATATTGCTTCCNAAAAGGCAAATAACGGGATTTCTTGA
- the LOC111804888 gene encoding branched-chain-amino-acid aminotransferase-like protein 2 isoform X2: MGEVEVIHLWSTPRSLSTSLMYSFAQRDDMEVLDEPLYANFLRVTGYDRPYREELLSKMEPDGNKVIKDIIFAPGKKKYRFCKHIAKQKVPGLASDLMKKGRHFILIRNPLDILPSYDKVIPATFSELGFSELVSVYNELKELGRPPPIIDAAELQKDPEATLRGLCEDLDIPFEHKMLKWEACPKAIDGVWAPWWYKTVHKSTGFESARKYPLPFPFTLYDLLEQTTPLYNFLRRHVKQKSLLLMSPLPTPDLPVPANEKLLAWVGDEILPRDSAKVSVFDSVVQGGDSVWEGLRVYRGKIFKLDEHLDRLFDSSKALAFQNVPTRDEVKGAIFGTLIRNGMFDNAHIRLSLTRGKKVTSGMSPEFNLYGCTLIVLAEWKPPVYDNTSGITLVTATTRRNAPNNLDSKIHHNNLLNNILAKIEGNNAKAGDAIMLDKDGFVSETNATNIFLVKKGKVLTPDADYCLPGITRATVMDLVVKEKLVLEERRISLSEFHTADEVVKIDGRVIGDGQVGPVTRRLQNAYRKLTEESGVPIPTYQDTKK, from the exons ATGGGGGAGGTGGAGGTGATTCACTTATGGTCTACTCCGAGGTCGCTCAGTACTAGCCTGATGTACTCTTTTGCCCAG AGAGATGACATGGAAGTGCTAGACGAACCACTCTATGCGAATTTCCTTCGGGTGACAGGTTACGATAGGCCATACCGTGAGGAGTTACTATCCAAAATG GAACCTGATGGAAATAAGGTCATAAAGGACATCATTTTTGCACCAGGAAAAAAGAAGTACCGATTTTGCAAG CACATAGCAAAACAAAAAGTACCTGGTTTGGCAAGTGATTTGATGAAGAAAGGAAGGCACTTCATATTGATAAGAAATCCACTTGATATCTTG CCATCCTACGATAAGGTCATACCTGCAACCTTTTCTGAATTGGGCTTCTCAGAATTGGTATCTGTTTATAATGAGCTCAAAGAGTTGGGAAGACCCCCTCCTATCATCGACGCAGCTGAGCTTCAAAAGGATCCTGAG GCAACTTTACGTGGTCTTTGTGAAGACCTCGATATTCCTTTTGAACACAAAATGCTGAA ATGGGAAGCTTGTCCCAAAGCAATAGATGGTGTATGGGCTCCATGGTGGTATAAAACTGTACATAAAAGTACAGGTTTCGAGTCAGCAAGGAAATATCCTTTG CCATTCCCATTTACTCTATATGATTTACTTGAGCAAACCACACCGCTCTACAACTTTCTTAGGCGCCATGTAAAGCAGAAATCACTTCTCCTCATGTCTCCCTTGCCCACTCCTGATCTTCCAGTTCCTGCAAACGAGAAGCTGCTTGCATGGGTGGGGGATGAGATCTTACCTCGTGATAGCGCGAAG GTTTCTGTGTTCGACTCTGTTGTCCAAGGCGGAGACTCAGTATGGGAGGGACTTAGAGTTTATCgaggaaaaatatttaagctTGATGAACATTTGGATAG GTTATTTGATTCATCAAAAGCTTTGGCTTTCCAGAATGTTCCTACTAGAGACGAG GTGAAGGGTGCCATTTTCGGAACGCTCATTCGGAATGGAATGTTCGATAATGCACACATCCGATTATCTTTAACACGTGGGAAAAAG GTCACTTCTGGAATGAGTCCCGAATTCAATCTCTATGGATGCACCTTAATTG TGCTTGCTGAATGGAAACCTCCTGTCTACGACAATACGAGCGGAATAACTCTAGTGACTGCCACAACACGTCGTAATGCACCTAAT AATTTGGATTCAAAGATTCATCACAATAATCTTCTCAACAACATTCTTGCCAAG ATTGAAGGAAACAATGCGAAGGCTGGTGATGCTATCATGCTGGACAAAGATGGTTTTGTGTCTGAAACAAATGCGACAAACATT TTTTTAGTGAAAAAAGGCAAAGTTTTGACACCTGATGCTGATTACTGTCTCCCTGGAATAACTCGTGCAACG GTCATGGATCTTGTGGTGAAGGAGAAGCTGGTATTGGAGGAGCGAAGAATCAGCCTATCAGAATTTCATACTGCAGATGAG GTTGTGAAGATCGACGGGCGCGTGATTGGGGATGGACAAGTTGGACCTGTGACAAGAAGGTTACAAAATGCTTACAGGAAACTGACAGAAGAATCAGGAGTGCCTATCCCAACCTATCAAGACACTAAAAAGTGA
- the LOC111805648 gene encoding transcription factor bHLH94-like isoform X1, producing the protein MALEAVVFSQDLYTSFGGGIWTNGSFQFPQIPHDFPEKQTENYPFEDWNSSSSVLLPIPSPEEPAISRNPPLEAESRTPNPIRPRKRRPKSRKNKEDIENQRMTHIAVERNRRKQMNEYLSVLRSLMPESYVQRGDQASIIGGAINFVKELEQQVQVLSTMETKTKGCSSSKPPFSEFFTFPQFKSMEGCCSLGENETQCSSIADIEVTMVENHANLKIRSKRRPKQALKIVAGLHSLCLSVLHLNISTINQIVLYCLSVKGFGMDSLQVEDDCKLNSVDEIASALHQLLCRIEEESVMN; encoded by the exons atggcATTAGAAGCTGTGGTTTTTTCTCAAGATCTTTACACCTCGTTTGGTGGAGGGATTTGGACAAATGGGAGCTTTCAATTTCCCCAAATCCCTCATGATTTTCCcgagaaacaaacagaaaattaCCCTTTTGAAGATTGGAACTCATCCTCCTCTGttttgcttcctattccttcCCCTGAAGAACCTGCCATTTCCAGAAATCCGCCATTGGAGGCTGAATCAAGAACTCCAAACCCAATTCGACCCAGAAAACGACGACCCAAATCCCGCAAGAACAAGGAAGATATCGAGAATCAGAGAATGACCCACATCGCTGTTGAACGAAATCGACGAAAACAGATGAATGAGTATCTCTCTGTTCTTAGATCCTTAATGCCAGAGTCTTATGTTCAAAGG GGGGATCAAGCTTCAATTATTGGGGGAGCTATTAATTTTGTGAAGGAGCTTGAGCAACAAGTTCAAGTTCTATCAACaatggaaacaaaaacaaagggCTGTTCTTCATCAAAGCCCCCTTTTTCTGAGTTCTTCACCTTCCCTCAGTTCAAATCAATGGAGGGTTGTTGTTCATTGGGTGAAAACGAAACCCAATGTTCTTCCATTGCTGATATCGAAGTAACAATGGTGGAAAatcatgcaaatttgaaaatcagaTCAAAGAGAAGGCCAAAACAAGCCTTGAAAATCGTTGCTGGCTTGCATTCTCTTTGCCTCTCTGTTCTTCATCTCAATATCTCTACCATAAACCAAATTGTTCTTTACTGTCTAAGCGTGAAG gGTTTTGGAATGGATTCATTGCAGGTTGAAGATGATTGCAAGCTGAATTCTGTTGATGAAATTGCATCTGCTCTGCATCAGTTGCTTTGTAGAATCGAAGAAGAATCAGTGATGAACTGA
- the LOC111804891 gene encoding GDSL esterase/lipase At1g54790-like isoform X1, with amino-acid sequence MAISFTKFFAIPLMLTMCSTICRCGSSSVFHYPAVFNFGDSNSDTGELLAGKGFRLPLPYGETYFQSPSSGRFCNGRLIVDFLMEAMGKPHLRAYLESVGRPSFRKGCNYAAGGSTVLPATAASISPFAFGVQLNQFLHFKDRVLRLRAKGNKKVNKLLPVEKSFKKGVYMFDIGQNDLTAAFYSKTPLDQAIPTILTEFQTGLQRLYENGARHFWIHNTGPLGCLAQNIATFGTDPSKLDEFGCLISHNQAANLFNSQLHALCKTLQSQYVDATVTYIDIYAIKFNLVANYSQLGFEQPIMTCCGYGGPPLNYDNRITCGLTKTLDGKVVTAKGCNDSSKYVNWDGTHYTEAANEYVSSQILTEKYSDPPFSLDHKRPFFLKF; translated from the exons ATGGCGATTTCTTTCACCAAATTCTTCGCCATTCCGTTGATGCTCACAATGTGTTCGACGATTTGCCGCTGTGGAAGTTCCAGTGTTTTTCATTATCCGGCGGTGTTCAATTTCGGCGACTCGAACTCCGATACCGGCGAGCTTCTCGCCGGCAAGGGATTCCGCCTCCCCCTGCCTTATGGAGAAACTTACTTCCAGAGCCCCTCGTCTGGAAGGTTCTGCAATGGCCGCCTCATCGTTGATTTTCTCA TGGAAGCAATGGGGAAGCCACATTTGAGGGCGTATTTGGAGTCAGTGGGGAGGCCAAGTTTCAGAAAAGGGTGCAATTACGCGGCTGGTGGTTCCACTGTTCTTCCTGCAACTGCTGCATCTATTAGCCCCTTTGCCTTTGGGGTTCAGCTCAACCAGTTCCTCCATTTCAAAGATAGGGTTCTTCGGCTTCGAGCCAAAG GTAATAAAAAAGTGAACAAGTTGCTACCGGTAGAAAAGTCGTTCAAGAAGGGGGTTTACATGTTTGATATAGGGCAGAATGACCTTACTGCTGCATTTTACTCCAAAACTCCTTTGGATCAAGCAATACCCACCATTTTAACTGAGTTTCAGACTGGCCTTCAG AGACTGTACGAGAATGGGGCGAGACATTTTTGGATCCACAACACGGGTCCTCTAGGGTGCTTGGCTCAAAATATTGCTACTTTTGGCACTGACCCATCAAAGCTCGATGAATTTGGATGCCTCATTTCACACAACCAAGCTGCAAACCTCTTTAATTCACAGCTCCATGCTCTTTGTAAAACGTTACAAAGCCAATATGTCGATGCAACCGTCACATACATCGACATCTACGCGATAAAATTCAATCTCGTCGCAAATTATTCCCAACTAG GTTTTGAACAACCTATTATGACTTGCTGTGGCTATGGAGGTCCTCCGCTCAACTACGACAATCGAATCACCTGTGGGCTAACGAAGACGTTGGACGGGAAGGTCGTCACAGCAAAAGGGTGCAACGATAGCTCGAAGTATGTCAACTGGGATGGAACTCATTACACCGAGGCTGCAAACGAGTAtgtttcatctcaaatactcACCGAAAAATATTCTGATCCACCCTTCTCGTTGGATCACAAAAGGCCTTTCTTTCTCAAGTTCTAA